The Vespula pensylvanica isolate Volc-1 chromosome 5, ASM1446617v1, whole genome shotgun sequence genome includes a window with the following:
- the LOC122629433 gene encoding PDZ and LIM domain protein 3 isoform X3 — MTKKQTLIIKLKRSSTGRPWGIRIAGGADLGSPIVVTRSENEELQRGDVIKKIDDYDTRDVRHVDAQYLLQNSERIKLVVERSEHSRASRIDTSTTSPMIIGSIIGERAAVTSLAKPARTPGELPKSPVPPPSFEEYIPSPIPSDRFQPAHEHLDEVREERVYLSQPYRTTPLVLPGAKVKKDAPLGECYLRHHPNPMIRAAPHHYEPAHPEVAMKQKVVHKQFNSPIGLYSEQNIADTIKCQASAIPTPYIKSNLNGNANVNGKAGPKMSVKYDPSKSEAYKALQEEALGDTVQEVRQPARTGVFSPQKANYNRIPHARPKSPAGSYVNVLDDDGEKIHQSNSFKRIMYSVLGQTDY; from the exons ATGACGAAGAAGCAAACTTTGATTATAAAACTTAAAAGATCCAGTACTGGTAGACCTTGGGGAATAAGAATTGCTGGAGGGGCTGATTTGGGTTCACCTATCGTCGTCACCCGC TCGGAGAACGAGGAGCTCCAGAGGGGTGAcgtgataaagaaaatcgacGATTACGACACACGTGATGTGAGGCATGTAGACGCCCAGTATCTTCTACAAAACTCTGAAAGAATAAAGCTCGTCGTGGAAAGGTCCGAGCATTCTAGAGCATCTCGTATCGACACTTCTACAACATCGCCTATGATTATCGGATCGATCATTGGCGAAAGGGCTGCGGTTACTAGTCT AGCTAAACCAGCTAGAACACCAGGGGAATTACCAAAAAGTCCGGTACCACCGCCATCGTTCGAAGAATATATACCATCTCCAATTCCGTCGGATCGTTTCCAACCAGCACACGAACATCTCGATGAAGTCCGCGAGGAACGAGTTTATTTATCACAG cCATACCGTACAACTCCTTTAGTCTTGCCTGGTGCCAAGGTTAAAAAGGATGCACCCTTGGGAGAATGCTACCTTCGTCATCATCCCAATCCTATGATTCGCGCTGCGCCACATCATTACGAACCAGCTCATCCTGAAGTAGCtatgaaacaaaaa GTTGTCCACAAACAATTCAATTCTCCGATTGGACTTTACTCCGAGCAAAATATTGCAGATACTATCAAATGTCAGGCATCGGCCATACC AACGCCTTACATCAAAAGCAATCTGAATGGAAATGCAAATGTGAATGGAAAAGCAGG TCCAAAGATGTCAGTAAAGTACGATCCGAGCAAGAGTGAAGCATACAAGGCCCTACAAGAAGAAGCTCTCGGTGACACGGTCCAAGAGGTTAGGCAGCCGGCACGTACCGGTGTTTTTTCTCCACAAAAAGCCAATTATAATAGG ATTCCTCATGCTCGACCAAAGAGTCCTGCTGGATCATAT GTGAACGTTCTTGATGATGACGGTGAAAAAATACATCAAAGCAACAGCTTCAAGAGGATTATGTACAGTGTCCTGGGACAAACCGATTATTAA
- the LOC122629433 gene encoding PDZ and LIM domain protein 3 isoform X7, with the protein MTKKQTLIIKLKRSSTGRPWGIRIAGGADLGSPIVVTRSENEELQRGDVIKKIDDYDTRDVRHVDAQYLLQNSERIKLVVERSEHSRASRIDTSTTSPMIIGSIIGERAAVTSLAKPARTPGELPKSPVPPPSFEEYIPSPIPSDRFQPAHEHLDEVREERVYLSQPYRTTPLVLPGAKVKKDAPLGECYLRHHPNPMIRAAPHHYEPAHPEVAMKQKVVHKQFNSPIGLYSEQNIADTIKCQASAIPPKMSVKYDPSKSEAYKALQEEALGDTVQEVRQPARTGVFSPQKANYNRIPHARPKSPAGSYVNVLDDDGEKIHQSNSFKRIMYSVLGQTDY; encoded by the exons ATGACGAAGAAGCAAACTTTGATTATAAAACTTAAAAGATCCAGTACTGGTAGACCTTGGGGAATAAGAATTGCTGGAGGGGCTGATTTGGGTTCACCTATCGTCGTCACCCGC TCGGAGAACGAGGAGCTCCAGAGGGGTGAcgtgataaagaaaatcgacGATTACGACACACGTGATGTGAGGCATGTAGACGCCCAGTATCTTCTACAAAACTCTGAAAGAATAAAGCTCGTCGTGGAAAGGTCCGAGCATTCTAGAGCATCTCGTATCGACACTTCTACAACATCGCCTATGATTATCGGATCGATCATTGGCGAAAGGGCTGCGGTTACTAGTCT AGCTAAACCAGCTAGAACACCAGGGGAATTACCAAAAAGTCCGGTACCACCGCCATCGTTCGAAGAATATATACCATCTCCAATTCCGTCGGATCGTTTCCAACCAGCACACGAACATCTCGATGAAGTCCGCGAGGAACGAGTTTATTTATCACAG cCATACCGTACAACTCCTTTAGTCTTGCCTGGTGCCAAGGTTAAAAAGGATGCACCCTTGGGAGAATGCTACCTTCGTCATCATCCCAATCCTATGATTCGCGCTGCGCCACATCATTACGAACCAGCTCATCCTGAAGTAGCtatgaaacaaaaa GTTGTCCACAAACAATTCAATTCTCCGATTGGACTTTACTCCGAGCAAAATATTGCAGATACTATCAAATGTCAGGCATCGGCCATACC TCCAAAGATGTCAGTAAAGTACGATCCGAGCAAGAGTGAAGCATACAAGGCCCTACAAGAAGAAGCTCTCGGTGACACGGTCCAAGAGGTTAGGCAGCCGGCACGTACCGGTGTTTTTTCTCCACAAAAAGCCAATTATAATAGG ATTCCTCATGCTCGACCAAAGAGTCCTGCTGGATCATAT GTGAACGTTCTTGATGATGACGGTGAAAAAATACATCAAAGCAACAGCTTCAAGAGGATTATGTACAGTGTCCTGGGACAAACCGATTATTAA
- the LOC122629433 gene encoding PDZ and LIM domain protein 3 isoform X1, whose protein sequence is MTKKQTLIIKLKRSSTGRPWGIRIAGGADLGSPIVVTRSENEELQRGDVIKKIDDYDTRDVRHVDAQYLLQNSERIKLVVERSEHSRASRIDTSTTSPMIIGSIIGERAAVTSLAKPARTPGELPKSPVPPPSFEEYIPSPIPSDRFQPAHEHLDEVREERVYLSQPYRTTPLVLPGAKVKKDAPLGECYLRHHPNPMIRAAPHHYEPAHPEVAMKQKVAETVLQRVLGPNEVPKVVHKQFNSPIGLYSEQNIADTIKCQASAIPTPYIKSNLNGNANVNGKAGPKMSVKYDPSKSEAYKALQEEALGDTVQEVRQPARTGVFSPQKANYNRIPHARPKSPAGSYVNVLDDDGEKIHQSNSFKRIMYSVLGQTDY, encoded by the exons ATGACGAAGAAGCAAACTTTGATTATAAAACTTAAAAGATCCAGTACTGGTAGACCTTGGGGAATAAGAATTGCTGGAGGGGCTGATTTGGGTTCACCTATCGTCGTCACCCGC TCGGAGAACGAGGAGCTCCAGAGGGGTGAcgtgataaagaaaatcgacGATTACGACACACGTGATGTGAGGCATGTAGACGCCCAGTATCTTCTACAAAACTCTGAAAGAATAAAGCTCGTCGTGGAAAGGTCCGAGCATTCTAGAGCATCTCGTATCGACACTTCTACAACATCGCCTATGATTATCGGATCGATCATTGGCGAAAGGGCTGCGGTTACTAGTCT AGCTAAACCAGCTAGAACACCAGGGGAATTACCAAAAAGTCCGGTACCACCGCCATCGTTCGAAGAATATATACCATCTCCAATTCCGTCGGATCGTTTCCAACCAGCACACGAACATCTCGATGAAGTCCGCGAGGAACGAGTTTATTTATCACAG cCATACCGTACAACTCCTTTAGTCTTGCCTGGTGCCAAGGTTAAAAAGGATGCACCCTTGGGAGAATGCTACCTTCGTCATCATCCCAATCCTATGATTCGCGCTGCGCCACATCATTACGAACCAGCTCATCCTGAAGTAGCtatgaaacaaaaa GTGGCGGAAACGGTACTTCAACGTGTCTTGGGACCGAATGAAGTTCCAAAG GTTGTCCACAAACAATTCAATTCTCCGATTGGACTTTACTCCGAGCAAAATATTGCAGATACTATCAAATGTCAGGCATCGGCCATACC AACGCCTTACATCAAAAGCAATCTGAATGGAAATGCAAATGTGAATGGAAAAGCAGG TCCAAAGATGTCAGTAAAGTACGATCCGAGCAAGAGTGAAGCATACAAGGCCCTACAAGAAGAAGCTCTCGGTGACACGGTCCAAGAGGTTAGGCAGCCGGCACGTACCGGTGTTTTTTCTCCACAAAAAGCCAATTATAATAGG ATTCCTCATGCTCGACCAAAGAGTCCTGCTGGATCATAT GTGAACGTTCTTGATGATGACGGTGAAAAAATACATCAAAGCAACAGCTTCAAGAGGATTATGTACAGTGTCCTGGGACAAACCGATTATTAA
- the LOC122629433 gene encoding PDZ and LIM domain protein 3 isoform X9 produces the protein MTKKQTLIIKLKRSSTGRPWGIRIAGGADLGSPIVVTRSENEELQRGDVIKKIDDYDTRDVRHVDAQYLLQNSERIKLVVERAKPARTPGELPKSPVPPPSFEEYIPSPIPSDRFQPAHEHLDEVREERVYLSQPYRTTPLVLPGAKVKKDAPLGECYLRHHPNPMIRAAPHHYEPAHPEVAMKQKVVHKQFNSPIGLYSEQNIADTIKCQASAIPPKMSVKYDPSKSEAYKALQEEALGDTVQEVRQPARTGVFSPQKANYNRIPHARPKSPAGSYVNVLDDDGEKIHQSNSFKRIMYSVLGQTDY, from the exons ATGACGAAGAAGCAAACTTTGATTATAAAACTTAAAAGATCCAGTACTGGTAGACCTTGGGGAATAAGAATTGCTGGAGGGGCTGATTTGGGTTCACCTATCGTCGTCACCCGC TCGGAGAACGAGGAGCTCCAGAGGGGTGAcgtgataaagaaaatcgacGATTACGACACACGTGATGTGAGGCATGTAGACGCCCAGTATCTTCTACAAAACTCTGAAAGAATAAAGCTCGTCGTGGAAAG AGCTAAACCAGCTAGAACACCAGGGGAATTACCAAAAAGTCCGGTACCACCGCCATCGTTCGAAGAATATATACCATCTCCAATTCCGTCGGATCGTTTCCAACCAGCACACGAACATCTCGATGAAGTCCGCGAGGAACGAGTTTATTTATCACAG cCATACCGTACAACTCCTTTAGTCTTGCCTGGTGCCAAGGTTAAAAAGGATGCACCCTTGGGAGAATGCTACCTTCGTCATCATCCCAATCCTATGATTCGCGCTGCGCCACATCATTACGAACCAGCTCATCCTGAAGTAGCtatgaaacaaaaa GTTGTCCACAAACAATTCAATTCTCCGATTGGACTTTACTCCGAGCAAAATATTGCAGATACTATCAAATGTCAGGCATCGGCCATACC TCCAAAGATGTCAGTAAAGTACGATCCGAGCAAGAGTGAAGCATACAAGGCCCTACAAGAAGAAGCTCTCGGTGACACGGTCCAAGAGGTTAGGCAGCCGGCACGTACCGGTGTTTTTTCTCCACAAAAAGCCAATTATAATAGG ATTCCTCATGCTCGACCAAAGAGTCCTGCTGGATCATAT GTGAACGTTCTTGATGATGACGGTGAAAAAATACATCAAAGCAACAGCTTCAAGAGGATTATGTACAGTGTCCTGGGACAAACCGATTATTAA
- the LOC122629433 gene encoding uncharacterized protein LOC122629433 isoform X11, whose amino-acid sequence MALKFSIGNYYETYSENEELQRGDVIKKIDDYDTRDVRAKPARTPGELPKSPVPPPSFEEYIPSPIPSDRFQPAHEHLDEVREERVYLSQPYRTTPLVLPGAKVKKDAPLGECYLRHHPNPMIRAAPHHYEPAHPEVAMKQKVAETVLQRVLGPNEVPKVVHKQFNSPIGLYSEQNIADTIKCQASAIPTPYIKSNLNGNANVNGKAGPKMSVKYDPSKSEAYKALQEEALGDTVQEVRQPARTGVFSPQKANYNRIPHARPKSPAGSYVNVLDDDGEKIHQSNSFKRIMYSVLGQTDY is encoded by the exons ATGGCTCTTAAGTTCTCCATAGGCAATTATTACGAAACCTAT TCGGAGAACGAGGAGCTCCAGAGGGGTGAcgtgataaagaaaatcgacGATTACGACACACGTGATGTGAG AGCTAAACCAGCTAGAACACCAGGGGAATTACCAAAAAGTCCGGTACCACCGCCATCGTTCGAAGAATATATACCATCTCCAATTCCGTCGGATCGTTTCCAACCAGCACACGAACATCTCGATGAAGTCCGCGAGGAACGAGTTTATTTATCACAG cCATACCGTACAACTCCTTTAGTCTTGCCTGGTGCCAAGGTTAAAAAGGATGCACCCTTGGGAGAATGCTACCTTCGTCATCATCCCAATCCTATGATTCGCGCTGCGCCACATCATTACGAACCAGCTCATCCTGAAGTAGCtatgaaacaaaaa GTGGCGGAAACGGTACTTCAACGTGTCTTGGGACCGAATGAAGTTCCAAAG GTTGTCCACAAACAATTCAATTCTCCGATTGGACTTTACTCCGAGCAAAATATTGCAGATACTATCAAATGTCAGGCATCGGCCATACC AACGCCTTACATCAAAAGCAATCTGAATGGAAATGCAAATGTGAATGGAAAAGCAGG TCCAAAGATGTCAGTAAAGTACGATCCGAGCAAGAGTGAAGCATACAAGGCCCTACAAGAAGAAGCTCTCGGTGACACGGTCCAAGAGGTTAGGCAGCCGGCACGTACCGGTGTTTTTTCTCCACAAAAAGCCAATTATAATAGG ATTCCTCATGCTCGACCAAAGAGTCCTGCTGGATCATAT GTGAACGTTCTTGATGATGACGGTGAAAAAATACATCAAAGCAACAGCTTCAAGAGGATTATGTACAGTGTCCTGGGACAAACCGATTATTAA
- the LOC122629433 gene encoding PDZ and LIM domain protein 3 isoform X2 produces the protein MTKKQTLIIKLKRSSTGRPWGIRIAGGADLGSPIVVTRSENEELQRGDVIKKIDDYDTRDVRHVDAQYLLQNSERIKLVVERSEHSRASRIDTSTTSPMIIGSIIGERAAVTSLAKPARTPGELPKSPVPPPSFEEYIPSPIPSDRFQPAHEHLDEVREERVYLSQPYRTTPLVLPGAKVKKDAPLGECYLRHHPNPMIRAAPHHYEPAHPEVAMKQKVAETVLQRVLGPNEVPKVVHKQFNSPIGLYSEQNIADTIKCQASAIPTPYIKSNLNGNANVNGKAGPKMSVKYDPSKSEAYKALQEEALGDTVQEVRQPARTGVFSPQKANYNRIPHARPKSPAGSYGGNYRRPFPLPFIKDRINDY, from the exons ATGACGAAGAAGCAAACTTTGATTATAAAACTTAAAAGATCCAGTACTGGTAGACCTTGGGGAATAAGAATTGCTGGAGGGGCTGATTTGGGTTCACCTATCGTCGTCACCCGC TCGGAGAACGAGGAGCTCCAGAGGGGTGAcgtgataaagaaaatcgacGATTACGACACACGTGATGTGAGGCATGTAGACGCCCAGTATCTTCTACAAAACTCTGAAAGAATAAAGCTCGTCGTGGAAAGGTCCGAGCATTCTAGAGCATCTCGTATCGACACTTCTACAACATCGCCTATGATTATCGGATCGATCATTGGCGAAAGGGCTGCGGTTACTAGTCT AGCTAAACCAGCTAGAACACCAGGGGAATTACCAAAAAGTCCGGTACCACCGCCATCGTTCGAAGAATATATACCATCTCCAATTCCGTCGGATCGTTTCCAACCAGCACACGAACATCTCGATGAAGTCCGCGAGGAACGAGTTTATTTATCACAG cCATACCGTACAACTCCTTTAGTCTTGCCTGGTGCCAAGGTTAAAAAGGATGCACCCTTGGGAGAATGCTACCTTCGTCATCATCCCAATCCTATGATTCGCGCTGCGCCACATCATTACGAACCAGCTCATCCTGAAGTAGCtatgaaacaaaaa GTGGCGGAAACGGTACTTCAACGTGTCTTGGGACCGAATGAAGTTCCAAAG GTTGTCCACAAACAATTCAATTCTCCGATTGGACTTTACTCCGAGCAAAATATTGCAGATACTATCAAATGTCAGGCATCGGCCATACC AACGCCTTACATCAAAAGCAATCTGAATGGAAATGCAAATGTGAATGGAAAAGCAGG TCCAAAGATGTCAGTAAAGTACGATCCGAGCAAGAGTGAAGCATACAAGGCCCTACAAGAAGAAGCTCTCGGTGACACGGTCCAAGAGGTTAGGCAGCCGGCACGTACCGGTGTTTTTTCTCCACAAAAAGCCAATTATAATAGG ATTCCTCATGCTCGACCAAAGAGTCCTGCTGGATCATAT GGTGGAAATTATAGACGTCCCTTCCCCCTTCCTTTCATTAAGGATCGCATCAACgactattaa
- the LOC122629433 gene encoding PDZ and LIM domain protein 3 isoform X8, with amino-acid sequence MTKKQTLIIKLKRSSTGRPWGIRIAGGADLGSPIVVTRSENEELQRGDVIKKIDDYDTRDVRAKPARTPGELPKSPVPPPSFEEYIPSPIPSDRFQPAHEHLDEVREERVYLSQPYRTTPLVLPGAKVKKDAPLGECYLRHHPNPMIRAAPHHYEPAHPEVAMKQKVAETVLQRVLGPNEVPKVVHKQFNSPIGLYSEQNIADTIKCQASAIPTPYIKSNLNGNANVNGKAGPKMSVKYDPSKSEAYKALQEEALGDTVQEVRQPARTGVFSPQKANYNRIPHARPKSPAGSYVNVLDDDGEKIHQSNSFKRIMYSVLGQTDY; translated from the exons ATGACGAAGAAGCAAACTTTGATTATAAAACTTAAAAGATCCAGTACTGGTAGACCTTGGGGAATAAGAATTGCTGGAGGGGCTGATTTGGGTTCACCTATCGTCGTCACCCGC TCGGAGAACGAGGAGCTCCAGAGGGGTGAcgtgataaagaaaatcgacGATTACGACACACGTGATGTGAG AGCTAAACCAGCTAGAACACCAGGGGAATTACCAAAAAGTCCGGTACCACCGCCATCGTTCGAAGAATATATACCATCTCCAATTCCGTCGGATCGTTTCCAACCAGCACACGAACATCTCGATGAAGTCCGCGAGGAACGAGTTTATTTATCACAG cCATACCGTACAACTCCTTTAGTCTTGCCTGGTGCCAAGGTTAAAAAGGATGCACCCTTGGGAGAATGCTACCTTCGTCATCATCCCAATCCTATGATTCGCGCTGCGCCACATCATTACGAACCAGCTCATCCTGAAGTAGCtatgaaacaaaaa GTGGCGGAAACGGTACTTCAACGTGTCTTGGGACCGAATGAAGTTCCAAAG GTTGTCCACAAACAATTCAATTCTCCGATTGGACTTTACTCCGAGCAAAATATTGCAGATACTATCAAATGTCAGGCATCGGCCATACC AACGCCTTACATCAAAAGCAATCTGAATGGAAATGCAAATGTGAATGGAAAAGCAGG TCCAAAGATGTCAGTAAAGTACGATCCGAGCAAGAGTGAAGCATACAAGGCCCTACAAGAAGAAGCTCTCGGTGACACGGTCCAAGAGGTTAGGCAGCCGGCACGTACCGGTGTTTTTTCTCCACAAAAAGCCAATTATAATAGG ATTCCTCATGCTCGACCAAAGAGTCCTGCTGGATCATAT GTGAACGTTCTTGATGATGACGGTGAAAAAATACATCAAAGCAACAGCTTCAAGAGGATTATGTACAGTGTCCTGGGACAAACCGATTATTAA
- the LOC122629433 gene encoding PDZ and LIM domain protein 3 isoform X6: MTKKQTLIIKLKRSSTGRPWGIRIAGGADLGSPIVVTRSENEELQRGDVIKKIDDYDTRDVRHVDAQYLLQNSERIKLVVERAKPARTPGELPKSPVPPPSFEEYIPSPIPSDRFQPAHEHLDEVREERVYLSQPYRTTPLVLPGAKVKKDAPLGECYLRHHPNPMIRAAPHHYEPAHPEVAMKQKVAETVLQRVLGPNEVPKVVHKQFNSPIGLYSEQNIADTIKCQASAIPTPYIKSNLNGNANVNGKAGPKMSVKYDPSKSEAYKALQEEALGDTVQEVRQPARTGVFSPQKANYNRIPHARPKSPAGSYVNVLDDDGEKIHQSNSFKRIMYSVLGQTDY, from the exons ATGACGAAGAAGCAAACTTTGATTATAAAACTTAAAAGATCCAGTACTGGTAGACCTTGGGGAATAAGAATTGCTGGAGGGGCTGATTTGGGTTCACCTATCGTCGTCACCCGC TCGGAGAACGAGGAGCTCCAGAGGGGTGAcgtgataaagaaaatcgacGATTACGACACACGTGATGTGAGGCATGTAGACGCCCAGTATCTTCTACAAAACTCTGAAAGAATAAAGCTCGTCGTGGAAAG AGCTAAACCAGCTAGAACACCAGGGGAATTACCAAAAAGTCCGGTACCACCGCCATCGTTCGAAGAATATATACCATCTCCAATTCCGTCGGATCGTTTCCAACCAGCACACGAACATCTCGATGAAGTCCGCGAGGAACGAGTTTATTTATCACAG cCATACCGTACAACTCCTTTAGTCTTGCCTGGTGCCAAGGTTAAAAAGGATGCACCCTTGGGAGAATGCTACCTTCGTCATCATCCCAATCCTATGATTCGCGCTGCGCCACATCATTACGAACCAGCTCATCCTGAAGTAGCtatgaaacaaaaa GTGGCGGAAACGGTACTTCAACGTGTCTTGGGACCGAATGAAGTTCCAAAG GTTGTCCACAAACAATTCAATTCTCCGATTGGACTTTACTCCGAGCAAAATATTGCAGATACTATCAAATGTCAGGCATCGGCCATACC AACGCCTTACATCAAAAGCAATCTGAATGGAAATGCAAATGTGAATGGAAAAGCAGG TCCAAAGATGTCAGTAAAGTACGATCCGAGCAAGAGTGAAGCATACAAGGCCCTACAAGAAGAAGCTCTCGGTGACACGGTCCAAGAGGTTAGGCAGCCGGCACGTACCGGTGTTTTTTCTCCACAAAAAGCCAATTATAATAGG ATTCCTCATGCTCGACCAAAGAGTCCTGCTGGATCATAT GTGAACGTTCTTGATGATGACGGTGAAAAAATACATCAAAGCAACAGCTTCAAGAGGATTATGTACAGTGTCCTGGGACAAACCGATTATTAA
- the LOC122629433 gene encoding uncharacterized protein LOC122629433 isoform X5 produces the protein MALKFSIGNYYETYSENEELQRGDVIKKIDDYDTRDVRHVDAQYLLQNSERIKLVVERSEHSRASRIDTSTTSPMIIGSIIGERAAVTSLAKPARTPGELPKSPVPPPSFEEYIPSPIPSDRFQPAHEHLDEVREERVYLSQPYRTTPLVLPGAKVKKDAPLGECYLRHHPNPMIRAAPHHYEPAHPEVAMKQKVAETVLQRVLGPNEVPKVVHKQFNSPIGLYSEQNIADTIKCQASAIPTPYIKSNLNGNANVNGKAGPKMSVKYDPSKSEAYKALQEEALGDTVQEVRQPARTGVFSPQKANYNRIPHARPKSPAGSYVNVLDDDGEKIHQSNSFKRIMYSVLGQTDY, from the exons ATGGCTCTTAAGTTCTCCATAGGCAATTATTACGAAACCTAT TCGGAGAACGAGGAGCTCCAGAGGGGTGAcgtgataaagaaaatcgacGATTACGACACACGTGATGTGAGGCATGTAGACGCCCAGTATCTTCTACAAAACTCTGAAAGAATAAAGCTCGTCGTGGAAAGGTCCGAGCATTCTAGAGCATCTCGTATCGACACTTCTACAACATCGCCTATGATTATCGGATCGATCATTGGCGAAAGGGCTGCGGTTACTAGTCT AGCTAAACCAGCTAGAACACCAGGGGAATTACCAAAAAGTCCGGTACCACCGCCATCGTTCGAAGAATATATACCATCTCCAATTCCGTCGGATCGTTTCCAACCAGCACACGAACATCTCGATGAAGTCCGCGAGGAACGAGTTTATTTATCACAG cCATACCGTACAACTCCTTTAGTCTTGCCTGGTGCCAAGGTTAAAAAGGATGCACCCTTGGGAGAATGCTACCTTCGTCATCATCCCAATCCTATGATTCGCGCTGCGCCACATCATTACGAACCAGCTCATCCTGAAGTAGCtatgaaacaaaaa GTGGCGGAAACGGTACTTCAACGTGTCTTGGGACCGAATGAAGTTCCAAAG GTTGTCCACAAACAATTCAATTCTCCGATTGGACTTTACTCCGAGCAAAATATTGCAGATACTATCAAATGTCAGGCATCGGCCATACC AACGCCTTACATCAAAAGCAATCTGAATGGAAATGCAAATGTGAATGGAAAAGCAGG TCCAAAGATGTCAGTAAAGTACGATCCGAGCAAGAGTGAAGCATACAAGGCCCTACAAGAAGAAGCTCTCGGTGACACGGTCCAAGAGGTTAGGCAGCCGGCACGTACCGGTGTTTTTTCTCCACAAAAAGCCAATTATAATAGG ATTCCTCATGCTCGACCAAAGAGTCCTGCTGGATCATAT GTGAACGTTCTTGATGATGACGGTGAAAAAATACATCAAAGCAACAGCTTCAAGAGGATTATGTACAGTGTCCTGGGACAAACCGATTATTAA
- the LOC122629433 gene encoding PDZ and LIM domain protein 3 isoform X4, with product MTKKQTLIIKLKRSSTGRPWGIRIAGGADLGSPIVVTRSENEELQRGDVIKKIDDYDTRDVRHVDAQYLLQNSERIKLVVERSEHSRASRIDTSTTSPMIIGSIIGERAAVTSLAKPARTPGELPKSPVPPPSFEEYIPSPIPSDRFQPAHEHLDEVREERVYLSQPYRTTPLVLPGAKVKKDAPLGECYLRHHPNPMIRAAPHHYEPAHPEVAMKQKVAETVLQRVLGPNEVPKVVHKQFNSPIGLYSEQNIADTIKCQASAIPPKMSVKYDPSKSEAYKALQEEALGDTVQEVRQPARTGVFSPQKANYNRIPHARPKSPAGSYVNVLDDDGEKIHQSNSFKRIMYSVLGQTDY from the exons ATGACGAAGAAGCAAACTTTGATTATAAAACTTAAAAGATCCAGTACTGGTAGACCTTGGGGAATAAGAATTGCTGGAGGGGCTGATTTGGGTTCACCTATCGTCGTCACCCGC TCGGAGAACGAGGAGCTCCAGAGGGGTGAcgtgataaagaaaatcgacGATTACGACACACGTGATGTGAGGCATGTAGACGCCCAGTATCTTCTACAAAACTCTGAAAGAATAAAGCTCGTCGTGGAAAGGTCCGAGCATTCTAGAGCATCTCGTATCGACACTTCTACAACATCGCCTATGATTATCGGATCGATCATTGGCGAAAGGGCTGCGGTTACTAGTCT AGCTAAACCAGCTAGAACACCAGGGGAATTACCAAAAAGTCCGGTACCACCGCCATCGTTCGAAGAATATATACCATCTCCAATTCCGTCGGATCGTTTCCAACCAGCACACGAACATCTCGATGAAGTCCGCGAGGAACGAGTTTATTTATCACAG cCATACCGTACAACTCCTTTAGTCTTGCCTGGTGCCAAGGTTAAAAAGGATGCACCCTTGGGAGAATGCTACCTTCGTCATCATCCCAATCCTATGATTCGCGCTGCGCCACATCATTACGAACCAGCTCATCCTGAAGTAGCtatgaaacaaaaa GTGGCGGAAACGGTACTTCAACGTGTCTTGGGACCGAATGAAGTTCCAAAG GTTGTCCACAAACAATTCAATTCTCCGATTGGACTTTACTCCGAGCAAAATATTGCAGATACTATCAAATGTCAGGCATCGGCCATACC TCCAAAGATGTCAGTAAAGTACGATCCGAGCAAGAGTGAAGCATACAAGGCCCTACAAGAAGAAGCTCTCGGTGACACGGTCCAAGAGGTTAGGCAGCCGGCACGTACCGGTGTTTTTTCTCCACAAAAAGCCAATTATAATAGG ATTCCTCATGCTCGACCAAAGAGTCCTGCTGGATCATAT GTGAACGTTCTTGATGATGACGGTGAAAAAATACATCAAAGCAACAGCTTCAAGAGGATTATGTACAGTGTCCTGGGACAAACCGATTATTAA